CAGCCCGGCTGgtttgcaggcagctgtgtACGTGCAGTTGAGATGCTGCTGTTGGACTTTGCTGCTTTGCCGGGCTGTTGCCTGCTCGGGATCTGGCCAAGGAGAAAACTGAACGGCtctgctggttttctccttGGTGACATGGGAAGGCACAACAGGTTATAGAACTAATGTTGGTGTTCTGAGTTGTGCTTTAGTCTGGGGAGCATCGTCTAGAAAGGATGCTACCTGCCTGAGGCAGGAACAAGGGCGAAGCTCAGAGTGCCTCAGTTCTTTTTGGATCTTCTCTGTTTGTAAGCCTTGCCTTGTCCTCCAGACAGGAAAATGAGTCTTTTTTGGGGAAGGGGGTGAGCGGGGGAGTGTTGGCTCCAGAGTAAGATGGCTACTGCTATCATTCACTGAGCAAATCTGGCCCAAGAGGGTCTGTTCTGTAGTTTTTCCGAGCAGAGCACTGTTCGACCTCTCATAGCCCGGTTAGTTTCAGGAAGAAACTGTGATCTTCACGGATGAGTTTACTAATTAGTTCATCACCTTGAACCTGGTGATAACTTGTTTATGCTGCAAAATTTGCCTTTCTCATAATGAAGCCCACCCCCCTTGATTTTATCTCCATGTAGTGTGAACATTGTGACCTTTGCATGCTATAGGCGCTAATATCCCACCTATGAAGGAACGTGGAGGCCTGGCTGGGCTTGCCTTGCTCTTTAGTTACTCGGTTCTCTAAACCATGAATTCATCAAAAGCTTTCTTAggatttttgtgctgtgaaaaacTGCTTGCAACTGTGGTCAGtgttattttctgcaaagtaacCTCTGTGATGTTTCTCATAGCAACAAGGATATTCCTGCCTCTAATTTCACGATTCATGAAGTCCACTGCAGCAGATTTCTTGCAGCGTGCCAGTACTGCGAGGTTTACATCCCAATTTCGGAAATGAAGAACCATTTTGCATCTGAGCACGTGGAGGTGAGAAACGCATTCCTCCTCTAAAACTGCTGTCCTCTGTGGCAATTAATCTCACGAGGTCTGTTTATTGTAGGTTACCTGCGAGTGTGggatgaagatggaaaaacaacACTTGGAGGACCACAAGGTTGGTGAACATCTATTGATGTTAGGAGATGTTTTGAAGCTACTCGATGGCATTTCCAAGCACCGATTCCAGAGCCTTTCTGTCAGCCAGGAGCCGGACTGCAAATTGTGATTGAGGCACCCTTTTTATCGAGCCCTAAATTCACACCCTCTGAGAGAAGGTGGTTGGAAACTGCCTTCAAGCAGTGGAGCCTGCTCAAGTCTTCATATCCAAGGGTTATCTGCGATAATTGGTGATTTTGTCCTTGTTAGTGATGAGGATGAAAAATGGTGCGCTGTTTCAGAAACACCGAATATGATGAACTCCACTTCTTCCGGTCCTTTCACATGACGCATTTCTGACTGCTGCAGTGGTCATGTGCATTTTAATAAGTCATGGTGTCCAACAGACTTTGAAAAGAGTTTGTAAAATCAACAGGGGTTTTTTCAATTTCTGACTCCAGTTGGCTGCCGTCACAGGCAATCTTGTAATCAATGtcagccccttcccttcctATGGCCCCCCCTTGCAGACAGCTCTGCAAGTGCCACCTAAGTCTGCTTATTGCTGACAAACAAAGGATTTTCAAACGGTGAAGATATGACCAGGTCAAACCCCTGGAAGCACTTCATCCTGCACGTTTGTGCGTAGTGGTTCTAGTTTTGCCTGTAAAGCAAATGATGACGTATTCTTGCAGCATCTGCTATTCTAACAGGGCTTTCATCTCTCTGTAACCCCTCTGGAAGGGCAACTTACCTGTCATTCAGTCGCGGGTGAAGGACATAGGCAAGCAATTCTTGCCGAGTAGTAAGTGAGCTGTAAATCTGTTCCCTCGCAGAACACACACGGAGAAGTTTTTttagcagtgcccagtgcaatGGGATCAGGACTGGGTTTTGAGACTGTCCCTGAAAGCTATCTTCAAGAAGCACAGTGGGAAGGAATCTGCTGTCCAAGTATGACAGGTTTTAAAGGAATGTCCTGAGTCTTCGGAGTGCTTCAGCTGGCGTGTTTATGACTACACAGGTTACACAGCCTGCTGGTCTTCACATTTCTCACGTGCTATCTTACTCCAGGCTATCCTTCAGCGTAGCTTTAGATCTGGCTAAAGAAAGAATGGACCGCTCAGCTCTTCAGCAAACGGGGAACCTCCCTCCACCTTTGCCTCGCTCTTCCATATGTGAAGAATAATCCCTCGTTCTATTTTCCAGGCGTTTGTGTGCCTTCTGCGACTTGTCCTCTGCCCTTACTGCGAAATACAGCTGCCTTTGAGAGCCATGGTTGACCATGAACTTTACTGCAGCACACGGACGGAGGAATGCGAAAACTGCCACCGCTACATACTGGTGCGAGACCTGAAAGAACATCCTCGGGTCTGCGGGCTAGTGGGGGTACAAACCCGAGGAAGTGCACCGTCTGACTTTGAGGATGAGGATGCACATTTGCAAGACCTCCGGCACAGTGGAAGAGAATCAGGAACAGGTAACTGTGCTGGGCCACTGTGGGGAATGCCCAAGGGGctagaaaagcagatttatagCAGCTGTGTAGGGGACACCCCTTAAGGACATTAGCAGAAGCAAtgtttcagcagcacaaagaaatcagaagcGAGGTGAGGTGCAGAGATGAGTAATAACCAGCTTCATATGGGACATTTGGCAGCCGATCCAAGCGTAAGGGTTTGTAACTCTTTCTGGGAAAACACTGGGTAATGACAGCTCCAGAGCCACTGGGAGTGGGCTGATTTTCCCGTGGAACAGAACTGCAAAGGTATAAGCCAGCTACACAGAGGACTGCTGAGGTCCCTGGGGTGAGAGCCCAGGCCACTGCCGATTCTTTTGTCTCAAAGTATCGAGCTTCGCAATGAAAGCGGGAGTTGTTTGCTCGCGGCACATTCTGCCTGGGGTTGTGCGGCAGCTGCGCTCCTCCTCGGTTAAGCAGCAGGGTAGGTAAGATCTGGATGTGGGGTCACGTCTGTAGCACTGCGCATCTCTGCAGTGACGTCCCGGACATCGCTGAGACTATTATCAGCGGGGCAGACATGAAGCGTCAGCTGGTTGTGGAAGGAGAAATGGTGCTAAAGGATTTATTGGAGGCAGTCGTGGGCTTTTTTAGCAGACCGCTGGCTCTATCTTGGACCCCAAAACACTACTCTCACGCTGGATGGCGTGGATTTGCTGATGTGGAATGAATTCAGCAAGTGTGACTAGAGTAACTGTTGCCTTAACGTGTGCTCAGGTTGCCGTCCTGTGACACAGAACAGCAGCCTGTTGCGTAGGGATCCAACTGCGCCAGACTTCTCTCTGGTAGGGGATGTgactctgctttgctttgcagatgacGAGCCCGTCACCCTGCCGTGTCAAAGTTGTGGCTTGCGGTACCCTATCTATGAGCGGATGGATCACGAGGTTtagtatttt
This genomic interval from Falco peregrinus isolate bFalPer1 chromosome 2, bFalPer1.pri, whole genome shotgun sequence contains the following:
- the LOC129783777 gene encoding TRAF-type zinc finger domain-containing protein 1-like, translated to MKNHFASEHVEVTCECGMKMEKQHLEDHKAFVCLLRLVLCPYCEIQLPLRAMVDHELYCSTRTEECENCHRYILVRDLKEHPRVCGLVGVQTRGSAPSDFEDEDAHLQDLRHSGRESGTDDEPVTLPCQSCGLRYPIYERMDHEV